In the Arachis ipaensis cultivar K30076 chromosome B04, Araip1.1, whole genome shotgun sequence genome, AGGCATTGGTAGAAGCAATCAGTTTATCCAATGAAAATTTAACACGTGTCAAATGTCTTCTTTAaaagaaagaaacataaaaaaaaaaaaaaaaaaaaacaggtgcaacacgaggacttcccctTAGGGTTTACCTTGCCCTCCAAAAACACCCCCCAAAAATCTAACTCAAAATCGAAACTTCCGATTAATTTCTAACAAATCCGATCACCAATCAAGAACCCACAACGATAGATTTATTCTGCATAGAACGATTCCCCTAAAAAAAGAACAAAGGAACCCTAGTTTTACGCCATGACAGGGAAAGCGAAGCCAAAGAAGCACACGGCGAAAGAGATCGCCGCGAAGGTCGACGCCGCCACCACCAACCGCGGCGGAGGAAAGGCAGGTTTGGCGGACCGGTCGGGGATAGAAAAGGGCGGTCACGCGAAGTTTGAGTGCCCGCTCTGCAAAGCGACGGCACCGGACATGAAATCGATGCAGATCCACCACGATGCGAAGCACCCTAAGCTTCCGTTCGAGGAGGGGAAGATCGTTAATCTCCACGCCACCCACGTCGGCGATACCTCTAAGCCTAAACCCGGCGTTCGTGGAagcctaaagaaataaaataatatgaaatcTCTCCAATTTGGGAACCCCCTCACTCTTTTGATCGaaccttttttgtttttccatttttttttcttttaaagttGGTGTCTTTTGGGGGATATCGAGTGATTTGATATTATGGGTATGCTTAAGCTTAATTGTGTTTCCTGATCTTGGTTGTAGTTactttgatgatgatgataatggtcTATGTACTATGTGAAGAGAAGGGTTCTTTTGGTTTGAAGGGATTTAAACTTTGGTGGTTATTGATTTTGAGGCCCTTCTTTTCTAAGCCTGGAATGTATATTAGTTAACTCATAATGGCTGTTAAGATGTTTTTGAGCTTAACTTCTTGTCCTCCTCATAATATTTATCTTAATTTTAGTGGATGATCTTAATAAATCCAATGATATGCtcaacttttttttccttttgaacATAAATTCTTCCATGAAGGTTGAACACATTGTGCTTAAATCTTCAGTGTAAATTGAACAAGAATTTTGGGAGAATTTGCTTGTAAAATCTCCTTTCACTCTTGATATAACCTATTTATATTAGTATTGGTCATATTAGTTGAAGGACCATTTACGTTAGTACTGGTCCAATGGAACTCAACTTcaaatttaaattgtttttctCGGGTGTGATGTTGATGTTAAGACTGTTTTTAGATGATATAGTGTGTGTTTGAAGGTGTCTCTGTGATTCATCTGTTTTATAATTAAATGCTAAATGGCTAATATTTTGCTTGTATGATAACtaagtcttttttttttattcttattatatcAAAATATCTCGAGTCAATGAATGGAATCATGGTGAGTGCTTCCTCTCCTCCTCTAGTGCCATTGATAATTTGATATGTTGGAATAAGAATAAGGTTCTATGTTTGTGTAGGGTCTTGTGCTATTAAATGCTTGTATCACACTTGGTTTTTATCATTCCAATGATTTTAGCATAGACTTTCATTTCTTGGTGGGGACTTGTTTCCTACAATTTAGAGTAGGGCAAGGTTAACCTAATCATGCCCTTCACCTGCAGTCTCACGCCTGGTATGTTAGAAATATTAGATTTTGTTTGACCTTTTATTTCCAACTAAGCAGTGTTCTTGTACATTTCATTAAGTCAACTTCCACTCTTTCATAATTGGATGGGGCTCGCATTAAGTTCTTCTAAAGTAAGAAAGTTGGTAAAAAAAGATTTCTTAAACTAAGATAATAGGGTTCGCATATGATAGAAGTTACATATTAGATAATAATTAACCTCTCATTTTATCATTTTACTAATCACCTCAATTTAAATTATCTTTTCTTACAAATGAAGCAAGTCAAGTTAGGAAGTAGATCAAACATGCTAAGTTGCTAGCAGTGTAGGCCAAAAGAAAAAGATCTCTTGCATCATTTCTGCTCTAGCATTATGTATTCTTCCCAAatcagaaaaacaaacaaaaaaaaaagaagtggttTATGAAAATGTTAACAGCTTCTAAGGGCCTGTACTAAGTGTCTGATCCCATTCATACATTGATTCTTATCATTCATGTACTCATGTGAATCTATATTTTTGTTTATATACACTAAATAGCTCAAGCATTTCAAAGCGAAAATCCAAatataaaaattagaaaaatgaaGCTAAAATTATACACCAACAGTTTGATACAAATATTGGTATGCAATTTTATATTAAGAAGACTAAACTCTGTTCCATAAATATTCAGAGAAAAATGTAAACTATAATGATAGGACAACAAAACAATTAACCTACCAAGAACTAGTTACAAAATACAGGTGTTCGATTTGTGCAAAAGAGCACACCACAGTTTGTTTCCTCAAATACCAAGGGGAAAAAAACTAAATAATTTATGacctttctttaaaaaaaaaaaaacactaaataAAAAACCAATTGAATTTGCTGTTGCTAACAGAAGTTAAGACCAAAATTTATGAAGGGAAATTTTGCATGACTTGCTGGTAAATGGATGATGGTGCTGCTGATGAAGAATTTCCATGATCAACTGGAGGTAAGCATGTTCCATATATTGCATCATCCTTCTGCTCCTGTTTAGGCCTCAAGAACCCAGTATCAATATCCTTCACTTGTTGCCCTGAAAGGAAAGGCTGCACTGGATTCATTGGCTTTGCACAGTTGAAGTTTAGTCCAGCAAGAGAGAAGTTTCCGGATGAGGGAAGATTCAAGGGAAGCGGCATTGGAAAGTCGGGATACACTGAGGGAATAGATCCAGCTTGTGGGGCAGTGCAGCGATCGGGATTCAGTCCAAACGAACCGTAAGGCATGGTGCTACTCAAGGAAGGATACTTCATTTGGCACATGGGGGAAGAACCGAACTTCAAATTGTTGCTGAATGCTCCAACCAAACTCGGCCGAAGAAAGTCGCTGCCGAATTCAGGTTTTCGATCAAAATGAGACGTAAGAGTTTGATGATTTTCAGACTTCGGGATAACAGCACTGCCAGGTAATGCAAGAGCTGATTGGCCATTAGGACCACTGGGAGGTAAACCACCATCATTCGAGCTTACATGATTGTTGGTTCTGGCCGTCGGCACTTCATGATTATGTTTGCCCTCATATGTAGTGATTACATATTTCGTATTGTGCGAAGCCCTTTCGACGTGTTTCCTCACGGGACATCCGGCACTTGTGCATTTATAGTAGCTCCTGGAGGAAATTCATGAGAAAATGCAAATGAGCAAATGCGCAATCGGTATACCATGACTGCTCAATTCGGCTACAAGTGTAGATCTAATGTGAAAAGCATGATGCGAGTGAAATGTATAGAGAATGAATTGATACCTGAAGAACAAACCATTGATCTACTTAGAACATGCACCAGTTCAGATAATGAAATGAAGACTTAACAGAACTACCAACATAAGTGAATATCTACAAACAATATCAAACAATAGCAACTCGCGTCAACAAAGAATGGAAACTTTCTACCTGTAAAGAGGAAAAGACAATGGCAAAGAATGAAAAATTACAGCTTTCAGAAATAACAATAACTCACTCCGCTCCCATTAATCTACCTGCCACTATCACTTTCGGTGCATCACCGGATCAAGCTATAAATTGCAAGCAAATTCATTGATCCAACAATGTTAGACTGTACGAAAAAGTGCAGTGACAAATAAAAAGGAACAAATTGTAATAAATTAGAACTTAGTATACTTGGGTGTATTTCCTTAAATCAGGTTAAAAAGCCAACGAAATAACTGAAATTACCAACCATCCAATATTAAGACACATTACAAACAAAACCATATCCAATGTGTAAAAATAAACAAAGGAAGAATTGATACCTTGGGTTTGGGTTTCCTTTGACAACCTTTTGTCCATACTTGCGCCATCGATAACCATCATCGAGTATGTCAATCTCGGTCTCAATTTGGACCACCACTCTTGGCTCACGAACAGCCCTAGAAGGCAAAGTTGATTCAACCAAGTAGTTCTCTTTTTTCCTGCAATAGAAAAATAATGCAGAATCATAAAGGTTGTGTTTCTAGTTGTTATAACTAACATGAAAAGTTGCAAACAATATCAGATGGAGTTTAAAACCTTCTTTTGGAATCTGATTCATCATCTTCAGCATCATCCTCAGCTGGTGCTAGTGCTTGAGTGGTTCCATCTTCATCACCATCATTACTGGCAAGTGTGGAAGAATGTTCGGGAGTGTCTTCCGCTTCAAAGGCACACAAAGGTTTACCTTTGTTAGTCGACATAGGATCCGAAAGTTCAGTCACGACAGAAGTTGAGGATGTTCTTTCCTGACCATCAGCCTTCCAATCCAAACTGTGCTTTGTGTCTTTTGCTCCCGGTTGAACATTTTTCCAACCTGGACCTTCAAGTTTAGCATAGTTTTCACCAGCTTCACCCATCTCTGACATCTCATCAGTGGAAAGCCCTAACGCTCGACGACCAAGGTGTGGTTTTGAATGGTTATGAGTACCCTTATAGATAATTTCTGTTATTTGGCCATCATGGGATCTTTCCACCTTCTTCTTGACCTGACAATTAGGTTGAGTACATTTATAATAACTCCTAGGATACTCGCTACCTTTTACTTGTTTCTGACCATACTTTCTCCAATTATAACCATCCTCCGAGGTCCTTACCACTCCAGTTGCAAGCAAGGTCTCCTTCTGGTCTTTCTCCATAACAGGTTGCCTTCTGATATCCCCACCAAGAGTAACATTTTTCGGCAGAGTGCTTTCATCACCAGCTTCATCGGAACGTGATATTTGCATCATCTCAACTTTATTAACATTAACAAGTGAACAATTTACCATTTTCACATCATTGAATGAACGGGACTCAATACTTTTTGCGTTTTGTCCTTTCGAAAAGTCTTCCGGGAACGAAAAATCTATCGGCGGCAGAACTGGAACAATTGATTGACAGTCTGTATTTCCTCCCTTTACCATGTGCCAATTACTAGAAACCTAAAGAATTCAAGGTTACCATATGATAAATGTATTGTTATTACAATTTAGAAAAATAACAGTTAGAAATCTTTCACATATCACAAATGAGAGAATGATGATCAATTAATCATATCCTGATTTAGCTAAAAGAACTGGACACATGCccaattggatttttttttttaaatttaatatcaaaattgtcaaaaatttcaagttgtaaGCTATAATGCTTTATCATTAAGGACGTAAACCAAACACAAACGCTGCTCTTCACATCAACCACATCCAACTGAAGAAAAGTGATTTTCATTCTTCGTATCAAATCAAactattaaaaaaagaaaaagaaatgaacaGAAATAAATCATTAGCatcaaaaatgaaaattcaaCACAGAATTGAATCACATGATAAGAAATCAACACACCACCGTTTCTTTTCATAATATACtagtgttattttattttaatttttaagaaaattaccTGATTCAGAGACGCAGAGTAAGGAGGCAAAGGATTAGGATCGGCAAGGGTGGCATTGTTCTTAAACTTGAGGGAAGAATCAGGAGCATCATTGAGATTCCCTTGATCAAGTGGCAAAGAACTTAGCCAATGAAATGAGCCAGTAGTTGGAGAAGGCATAGCCTGGAAAAAAAATACAACATACCCAAAAAAAATTGATCTTTTGATCAGATTGAAACAGAATAATCAAAAGGGTCActgaaaaaattaacaaaaaatataaaaagaaggagaaagccaAATAACCTGAGAATTGGGAAGCATGATCGGAGAATCAAGCAATGCAGTGGGACTAATGCCTGGGGGTATAGTAATGCATGGTGATGCAGAacaagaagatggagatggagAAGCGAAAGGGCTTGTTGTGATTGCGTTTGTTCTGAACCTAGCTGTGTTGATCCTTGCTGCATTGGAATTGAAACCCCTTCTCTCAGCTATGCTTCTCTTTGCTGGAAAAGCCGGAAAGACTCCACCTTTTGAATCAGAATCCATGTTTTTTGAATCACTACAATTGTTACTACTAACGTTGTTGTTGTTGGTGGTTGTGTTCGTGTTCTTATTATCTATGTTGTTACGGTGGTTGTCATCTTCNNNNNNNNNNNNNNNNNNNNNNNNNNNNNNNNNNNNNNNNNNNNNNNNNNNNNNNNNNNNNNNNNNNNNNNNNNNNNNNNNNNNNNNNNNNNNNNNNNNNNNNNNNNNNNNNNNNNNNNNNNNNNNNNNNNNNNNNNNNNNNNNNNNNNNNNNNNNNNNNNNNNNNNNNNNNNNNNNNNNNNNGTGGGTATGAATCAAAATTAAGAATTAGAAATGAAAATGAGAAAAGTATGAATCTTTTTTGAAAGGTGGTGGTGGGGTGGGTTCGGGTTCGGTTCAGCTccagagagaagaggaagagagtggaGCTGAAACCAATGAAGGTGAAGAAGCGTGTTCTGCAATGCAATCTTTGTTTTCTTCCACACACACAAACGTACACAAAACACACTTCACTTGTTTGTAATTGACAAATTTGGGTCCTCACCTTATGCCACTCACTCATCTATATATATACTTAAATAGTTATATATACACTTACTCACATAGGGACTTGTGCTTTTTCTATGgaataaatgaataataaaacgaattaaaactaaaaatgaaTTTCATTTGTATTTGGACTTTATTTTTATTGGTGGAATCAAAGAATAAAATGaagttcaaaaaataaattttccaTTTTGGTTTTAAGAAATTACTCATCTTTTTCTAAATAAATTTTCCATTTTGGTTTTAATCATAAGATTAAAATAGACAACTTTTAAATTTCAccaccaaatttaaaaaatatatatgactaAAAAAATATCTTATAAGAATAAAAAGTTTATTTGAACCAATAGATTAGCACAACTTTTTTTCTTTCATTGATTATTGATATTGCGAATGTAAAAGgtaattattttagcatttaagtAATAATACATGATCAAAttcgtatttttattttatagtaAAAATTCATGAAAATACCTACTTATACATTATCACATTAacaaatttatcttttaaattttgtttgttaTGTTAACTACTTATTAATACACATATATATCTTATAGATAACAAAAACATTAAAACTCTTGTACCATATAGGTTCCCATCATTTCTTAATTGATGGTTATTTTAGTCTTCTAGAACAGTAAAGAATCAATATCAATGTTATATATAATGATTGTTAGTTAGTGGTCCATGCACAAATCTAGTTTATTTGTTTGCTAATATAATTTGATGTGGGGGGTGCATAATTTAAAGAAGGAAAGTGAAAGTAATAGTTGTATGAGAGGGAGAGAAAAGTGTTAGTAGTTAGCACACGTAATGGTTGTAACAAAAATAAGTGACATTAGTATCGGAAGAAATGACACATGTGAATAAACCCTACCCATTTTAGCATTTGCTTTGCGGGATTTAGTTGCTTTTCATCAAATCTATCAGCAGCCATTTCCGGATCTTCATTTCTTATATTAGATATCTCATAAcgttaattaatattattttatcttaATCTTCTTTTTAAGAATAACCAATGAGATACTAgtaattaatttgttaattatCATCTTTGTCGTTGTTTATTGTATTTTATTGTGTATCTATCTATATACACATCACTAGTGGCAAATCTTATCACCTTAGTCTCAATGGCTTTTAATTGCAAGTTTGCTTTGCATGAAATTAATTAGCATACAGAAATGGCAGGATTATTACgtaattattattactattatttaatTGCTTGACTTTGACGACCCTTATATTATAATACAATGTACCAAAAACTTACTTGAATGAGAAGAGCCTATACTAATTTCATCAATAAAAATCTAGGGAATGAACTAAGCAAAGCAATCTCAATTGGAAAAAAAACctctaaaataataattatatattataataaattttatataacatagtatctataattttataattatatatttaaaattatataattattttaataataactaataaatattaaataaaataatttaaatttaaattattttttattgtcttcaaaatattttgtacGATATATAGAATGTACCAAAAACTTACTTGAATGAGAAGAGCCTATATTAATTTCATCTATAAAAAGAAGGGAATGACCTATGCTAAGCAATTTTAATTAGTGTAAATCCAATAGTAGATTCTTTACCATAATATCTCTCTAATAAAATTATCATTGACTAGTAAttgatgataaaaaaatatataccatTAAATACTATGTATTATTtgcccaaaaaaaaaatatgaacgatattatatatattatattgtaTTAGGTATATGATTAATGAAAAATCTATAaatattagtaatatataatagaatgTTATTTATAGTTGATTATAATAAGAAATATTTcttttttagagtaaagtatcgtttttgtccctaacgttttgggtaagtttcaaagttgtccataatgtttcaatcgtcctatttaaatccctaacgtttcaaaattgactcaatgttatcctgccgttagggatccgttaacagaattgacggcggaacaaaattgagacgattttaaaatcaTACTCAACGTTTCTGGGGTCAAAATCAATttcgtccctgaccttttttccttattaaaatcatcatcaacgttacaaaacgttataaaatcatccttttgtccataaacaatattttttggacaattttacCCTTTTGcccttttacaaaaataaaataatattaaaactaatattaaaaaacaaaagaaacccTCTCCATCCCTGGCGTATCTCTCACTCTCTTTCGGTCTTTCTCTTCTCTCCCTTTCCGCCACCCCACCATCGCTGCCCCCACCTCCTTCTccatcttcttctccctctccaccaccacctctctctctctcttcactaccaccaccaccacctccaccaCCATACCACCCACTACCC is a window encoding:
- the LOC107635143 gene encoding uncharacterized protein LOC107635143, yielding MTGKAKPKKHTAKEIAAKVDAATTNRGGGKAGLADRSGIEKGGHAKFECPLCKATAPDMKSMQIHHDAKHPKLPFEEGKIVNLHATHVGDTSKPKPGVRGSLKK
- the LOC107635142 gene encoding WRKY transcription factor SUSIBA2-like isoform X1, with product MDSDSKGGVFPAFPAKRSIAERRGFNSNAARINTARFRTNAITTSPFASPSPSSCSASPCITIPPGISPTALLDSPIMLPNSQAMPSPTTGSFHWLSSLPLDQGNLNDAPDSSLKFKNNATLADPNPLPPYSASLNQVSSNWHMVKGGNTDCQSIVPVLPPIDFSFPEDFSKGQNAKSIESRSFNDVKMVNCSLVNVNKVEMMQISRSDEAGDESTLPKNVTLGGDIRRQPVMEKDQKETLLATGVVRTSEDGYNWRKYGQKQVKGSEYPRSYYKCTQPNCQVKKKVERSHDGQITEIIYKGTHNHSKPHLGRRALGLSTDEMSEMGEAGENYAKLEGPGWKNVQPGAKDTKHSLDWKADGQERTSSTSVVTELSDPMSTNKGKPLCAFEAEDTPEHSSTLASNDGDEDGTTQALAPAEDDAEDDESDSKRRKKENYLVESTLPSRAVREPRVVVQIETEIDILDDGYRWRKYGQKVVKGNPNPRSYYKCTSAGCPVRKHVERASHNTKYVITTYEGKHNHEVPTARTNNHVSSNDGGLPPSGPNGQSALALPGSAVIPKSENHQTLTSHFDRKPEFGSDFLRPSLVGAFSNNLKFGSSPMCQMKYPSLSSTMPYGSFGLNPDRCTAPQAGSIPSVYPDFPMPLPLNLPSSGNFSLAGLNFNCAKPMNPVQPFLSGQQVKDIDTGFLRPKQEQKDDAIYGTCLPPVDHGNSSSAAPSSIYQQVMQNFPS
- the LOC107635142 gene encoding probable WRKY transcription factor 2 isoform X2, whose translation is MVKGGNTDCQSIVPVLPPIDFSFPEDFSKGQNAKSIESRSFNDVKMVNCSLVNVNKVEMMQISRSDEAGDESTLPKNVTLGGDIRRQPVMEKDQKETLLATGVVRTSEDGYNWRKYGQKQVKGSEYPRSYYKCTQPNCQVKKKVERSHDGQITEIIYKGTHNHSKPHLGRRALGLSTDEMSEMGEAGENYAKLEGPGWKNVQPGAKDTKHSLDWKADGQERTSSTSVVTELSDPMSTNKGKPLCAFEAEDTPEHSSTLASNDGDEDGTTQALAPAEDDAEDDESDSKRRKKENYLVESTLPSRAVREPRVVVQIETEIDILDDGYRWRKYGQKVVKGNPNPRSYYKCTSAGCPVRKHVERASHNTKYVITTYEGKHNHEVPTARTNNHVSSNDGGLPPSGPNGQSALALPGSAVIPKSENHQTLTSHFDRKPEFGSDFLRPSLVGAFSNNLKFGSSPMCQMKYPSLSSTMPYGSFGLNPDRCTAPQAGSIPSVYPDFPMPLPLNLPSSGNFSLAGLNFNCAKPMNPVQPFLSGQQVKDIDTGFLRPKQEQKDDAIYGTCLPPVDHGNSSSAAPSSIYQQVMQNFPS